In a single window of the Acetivibrio clariflavus DSM 19732 genome:
- a CDS encoding polymorphic toxin-type HINT domain-containing protein — MDALIVTKVESRQIKDIQVGYKGYSENLKTGEKGLKKVTNVFVSETDTLIHVFAGDEEICTTTTHPFWVEGKGWINAGYLAAGEKLKLYKSELLEFEKI, encoded by the coding sequence ATCGATGCGCTAATTGTAACAAAAGTTGAGAGCAGGCAGATAAAGGATATACAGGTTGGATATAAGGGATATTCAGAGAATCTAAAGACTGGTGAAAAGGGATTAAAGAAGGTTACTAATGTATTTGTAAGTGAAACCGATACTTTAATTCATGTATTTGCCGGAGATGAAGAAATATGCACTACAACAACGCATCCATTCTGGGTAGAAGGAAAAGGCTGGATAAATGCAGGTTATCTGGCTGCCGGTGAAAAATTAAAATTATATAAAAGTGAGCTACTTGAGTTTGAGAAGATTTAA
- a CDS encoding dockerin type I domain-containing protein: MFKKFRICKADVDNNGDVNSIDYAIMKKELLCNRTGF, encoded by the coding sequence ATTTTTAAGAAATTCAGGATATGCAAAGCAGATGTAGACAATAACGGAGACGTTAATTCAATAGACTATGCAATAATGAAAAAAGAATTACTTTGCAATAGAACGGGATTTTGA
- a CDS encoding ABC transporter permease, with protein MRRILNVTNAFFLAALVLELFPSKRADVNTWYYIGLVLALEVIYILNLLLKKDNEKLQTVGDVIAIVYGILIVWEIFTTKTDLADRFLFPSPSNVPALLISELPELLKGTLSSFQLLFAGYLLALALAIPLALVIGWKKRLYKAVNPLTKVLGPIPPIVYIPYAIAILPTFKAASIFIIFIGAFWPVFINTLNGVFNVDKRIIDSAKALNVNEGAMLFQVILPATLPSIISGATIGLVMSFILLTAAEMIGATSGLGWYVKYFSDFADYPRVIVGIIFIGFVVTGVTFLFDKLERCLLRWRK; from the coding sequence GTGAGGAGAATACTCAATGTGACAAATGCTTTCTTTTTGGCGGCATTGGTGCTCGAGCTTTTTCCGTCCAAAAGAGCTGATGTAAACACCTGGTATTATATTGGATTGGTGCTTGCACTGGAAGTTATATATATACTGAATTTATTATTGAAAAAAGATAATGAGAAGCTTCAGACTGTCGGTGATGTTATTGCCATTGTATATGGGATTTTGATAGTATGGGAGATTTTTACAACAAAAACCGATTTGGCAGACAGGTTCCTTTTTCCTTCCCCTTCGAACGTCCCCGCATTATTGATATCGGAACTGCCGGAACTTTTAAAAGGGACTTTAAGCTCATTTCAGCTGCTGTTTGCGGGGTACCTTCTGGCTTTGGCTTTAGCCATTCCACTGGCCCTGGTTATTGGTTGGAAAAAAAGACTTTACAAGGCTGTAAATCCACTTACAAAAGTATTGGGACCGATACCTCCCATAGTGTATATTCCTTATGCCATTGCCATACTTCCAACGTTTAAGGCGGCATCCATATTCATCATTTTTATCGGAGCTTTCTGGCCGGTGTTTATTAATACCCTAAACGGCGTGTTTAATGTGGATAAAAGAATTATTGACTCGGCGAAAGCTCTGAATGTAAATGAAGGTGCAATGCTTTTTCAGGTGATTTTGCCGGCAACCTTGCCTTCTATCATAAGCGGTGCCACTATCGGACTTGTCATGTCTTTTATTCTTCTGACTGCCGCGGAAATGATTGGAGCAACTTCCGGCTTGGGATGGTATGTGAAGTATTTTTCCGATTTTGCAGATTATCCGAGGGTTATTGTAGGGATTATTTTCATAGGATTCGTTGTAACGGGTGTCACTTTTTTGTTTGACAAATTAGAACGCTGTCTTTTGAGATGGAGAAAATGA
- a CDS encoding ABC transporter ATP-binding protein, with product MSKICLQNVSLEYEEHNSRFCAIKDISMSINEGEFVSIIGPSGCGKSTLLSLLTGLNFPTNGYILLDGKQIEGTGTERGVVFQHYSLFPWMTARKNLIFGLKQVYKKKSKKEIEEIADKYLDLVGLGDFKNKYPSQLSGGMQQRVAIARAFAMNPGILLMDEPFGALDAKNRVVLQELLLNLWDNGNERKTVILVTHDIDEAILLSDKIFVMSAGPGTIKKQIDVDLKRPRDRATLIRSEEYLTLRNKLVSLFYDDLIEKIGGDEVVL from the coding sequence ATGAGTAAAATTTGCTTGCAAAATGTATCCTTGGAGTATGAGGAACACAATAGCAGGTTTTGCGCTATTAAAGACATCAGTATGTCCATAAACGAAGGGGAGTTTGTAAGTATTATCGGACCAAGCGGGTGCGGCAAGAGCACGCTTTTAAGTCTGTTGACAGGCCTTAATTTTCCTACTAATGGATATATTTTGCTGGACGGAAAGCAGATTGAGGGTACCGGCACGGAAAGAGGGGTTGTTTTTCAGCACTATTCATTGTTTCCGTGGATGACTGCCCGTAAAAATTTGATTTTTGGGTTAAAGCAGGTCTATAAGAAAAAAAGCAAAAAGGAGATAGAGGAAATCGCTGATAAATACTTGGATTTGGTAGGGCTTGGCGACTTTAAAAACAAATATCCGTCTCAACTGTCGGGAGGTATGCAGCAGAGAGTTGCTATTGCCAGAGCCTTTGCAATGAATCCCGGGATTCTTTTGATGGATGAGCCCTTTGGCGCTTTGGACGCAAAAAACAGAGTGGTTTTGCAAGAGCTTCTTCTAAACCTTTGGGACAATGGAAATGAAAGAAAGACGGTTATACTGGTTACCCATGACATAGATGAAGCAATACTTTTGTCAGACAAGATTTTTGTAATGTCAGCAGGGCCGGGAACCATCAAGAAACAAATAGATGTTGATTTGAAAAGACCCAGGGACAGAGCGACTCTTATAAGATCGGAAGAGTATTTGACTCTTAGAAACAAACTTGTCAGCCTCTTCTATGACGATTTGATAGAGAAAATAGGCGGAGATGAGGTGGTTCTGTAG